The Streptomyces sp. NBC_00344 genome includes a window with the following:
- a CDS encoding DUF402 domain-containing protein, with protein sequence MSANSADVTVVLLKAGHTKIRYPATVLSDDGTGVSVRAEWAGAGVRDFGFVRFEPGDVFTEHYWRDRWYAVKEVRNAAGELKGWYCDVTRPAEVSGGQLVVEDLDLDLWVSADGATVLRLDEDEFASSGLADRDPVAAGRAVQALDELELLAARGQLPYV encoded by the coding sequence ATGTCCGCGAACTCGGCTGATGTCACCGTGGTCCTGCTCAAGGCGGGCCACACCAAGATCCGCTACCCCGCCACGGTCCTCTCGGACGACGGCACCGGTGTGTCGGTACGCGCCGAGTGGGCCGGAGCAGGGGTGCGGGACTTCGGGTTCGTACGTTTCGAACCGGGCGATGTCTTCACCGAGCACTACTGGCGCGACCGCTGGTACGCGGTCAAGGAGGTCCGGAACGCCGCCGGGGAGCTGAAAGGCTGGTACTGCGATGTGACCCGTCCCGCCGAGGTCTCCGGCGGTCAACTGGTGGTCGAGGACCTGGATCTCGACCTGTGGGTGTCGGCGGACGGCGCCACCGTCCTGCGCCTGGACGAGGACGAATTCGCGTCCAGTGGCCTCGCCGACCGCGACCCGGTGGCCGCCGGCCGAGCGGTTCAGGCACTCGACGAGCTCGAACTGCTGGCCGCGCGGGGGCAGTTGCCGTACGTCTGA
- a CDS encoding GntR family transcriptional regulator yields the protein MTLKIAIDTESGIAPYEQLRARIAGQARSGRLPAGYRLPTVRGLAGELGLAANTVAKAYRALEADGVIETRGRNGTFVAATGDAAEREAADAARAYAERAVRLGLGREAARAAVDDALRAVYTE from the coding sequence GTGACTCTGAAGATCGCCATTGATACGGAATCCGGCATCGCGCCGTACGAGCAACTGCGTGCCCGGATCGCCGGACAGGCCCGCTCGGGCCGGCTCCCGGCCGGTTACCGGCTGCCGACGGTGCGCGGACTGGCCGGAGAGCTCGGTCTTGCGGCCAACACGGTGGCCAAGGCGTACCGGGCACTCGAAGCGGACGGCGTGATCGAGACGCGGGGCCGCAACGGCACCTTCGTTGCCGCGACGGGCGACGCGGCCGAGCGCGAGGCGGCGGACGCGGCCCGTGCCTACGCCGAGCGCGCGGTACGGCTCGGGCTGGGGCGGGAGGCCGCCCGGGCGGCGGTCGATGACGCGCTGCGCGCGGTGTACACCGAGTAG
- a CDS encoding polysaccharide deacetylase family protein produces MSGTPRPVPILMYHAIGRCPSPAARRLSVSPEAFAEQLDMLDDGGFTPLTTTELAHAWRSGDALPRRPVLITFDDGYEGVHRHALPLLTAHGFAATLFVSTGWLRGECPAGDAPDTMLDWGQVRDLAAAGTEIGGHSHSHPHLDRVGDRRLRFETLRCKEIIAAELGLPPASFAYPYGHSSRRVRRAVRAAGFAQSLAVGNALAMRRQGPYALERLTVRRSTGREEFGRLIEGRGLLRAFAGDRALTKGYAVVRRASQARRKVTGSRV; encoded by the coding sequence ATGAGCGGCACACCGCGCCCCGTCCCGATCCTGATGTACCACGCGATCGGCCGGTGTCCCTCGCCTGCGGCGCGCCGGCTCTCCGTATCGCCCGAAGCCTTCGCCGAGCAACTGGACATGCTCGACGACGGCGGCTTCACCCCGCTCACCACGACGGAGCTGGCCCACGCCTGGCGGTCGGGGGACGCGCTTCCCCGCCGTCCGGTGCTGATCACCTTCGACGACGGATACGAGGGTGTGCACCGGCATGCCCTCCCCCTCCTCACCGCACACGGATTCGCCGCCACCCTGTTCGTGTCGACAGGATGGCTGCGCGGGGAGTGTCCGGCCGGCGACGCGCCGGACACCATGCTCGACTGGGGCCAGGTCCGGGACCTGGCCGCTGCGGGCACCGAGATCGGCGGACACAGCCACAGCCATCCGCATCTGGACCGGGTCGGCGACCGCCGGCTTCGGTTCGAGACGCTGCGCTGCAAGGAGATCATCGCGGCCGAACTCGGTCTGCCGCCCGCGTCCTTCGCTTACCCGTACGGCCATTCCAGCCGCCGGGTCCGCAGGGCCGTTCGGGCTGCCGGCTTCGCCCAGTCCCTCGCCGTGGGCAACGCACTCGCCATGCGCAGGCAGGGGCCGTACGCCCTGGAACGTCTGACGGTGCGGCGCAGTACCGGCAGGGAGGAGTTCGGACGGCTGATCGAGGGCCGCGGCCTGCTGCGCGCCTTTGCCGGGGACCGGGCTCTCACCAAGGGGTATGCCGTGGTCCGCAGAGCCTCCCAGGCCCGTCGGAAGGTCACCGGGAGCCGTGTCTGA
- a CDS encoding glycosyltransferase family 2 protein, which produces MSAGEISVVICVYTEDRWEDILAAVASVLRQSRPALETLLVVDHNRALLERLGRFYTDTGAGRPGGAGEVRVLPNAGPRGLSAGRNTGIAASRGGVIAFLDDDAAAEPDWLRHLASGYDDPRVMAVGGRTVPVWASGHRPSWFPDEFDWVVGCTYRGLPPGRVPVRNVLGGNASFRRAAFEAAGGFATGIGRDGGRRPLGCEETELCIRLTRTLPHAVLLIDDRAVIRHRVPAARERRAYFRTRCYAEGLSKALVARSAGTGRGLESERRYTTRVLPLGVARGIRDAALGRPGGAGRAAAIVSGTAAAVGGYLVGSLRARRTGARFTATAIGPSGDGPPRGNPAAESRHPRGAAA; this is translated from the coding sequence ACGGCCGGCCCTGGAGACACTGCTGGTGGTGGACCACAACCGCGCCCTGCTGGAGAGACTCGGCCGGTTCTACACGGACACCGGTGCCGGCAGACCGGGTGGGGCCGGGGAGGTGCGGGTGCTCCCCAACGCGGGACCCCGTGGCCTGTCCGCCGGCCGCAACACCGGGATCGCCGCCTCCCGCGGTGGGGTCATCGCCTTCCTGGACGACGACGCGGCGGCCGAGCCCGACTGGCTGCGTCACCTCGCTTCCGGATACGACGACCCCCGGGTGATGGCCGTCGGGGGGCGCACCGTGCCCGTCTGGGCCTCGGGCCACAGACCCTCATGGTTCCCTGACGAGTTCGACTGGGTGGTCGGCTGCACCTACCGGGGGCTGCCCCCCGGCAGGGTCCCTGTGCGCAATGTGCTGGGCGGGAACGCTTCCTTCCGAAGGGCGGCGTTCGAGGCCGCCGGGGGCTTCGCCACCGGTATCGGCAGGGACGGCGGCAGAAGGCCGCTGGGATGCGAGGAGACCGAACTCTGCATACGGCTGACCAGGACGCTGCCGCATGCGGTGCTGCTGATCGACGACCGCGCGGTGATCCGCCACCGGGTCCCTGCCGCGCGGGAGCGGCGCGCCTACTTCCGTACCCGCTGCTACGCCGAGGGCCTGTCCAAAGCCCTTGTCGCGCGAAGTGCCGGAACCGGCAGGGGCCTTGAGTCCGAACGGCGCTACACCACCCGGGTGCTGCCGCTGGGCGTGGCACGCGGAATCCGGGACGCGGCGCTCGGCAGACCCGGCGGCGCGGGGCGGGCGGCGGCCATCGTGTCGGGCACCGCCGCCGCGGTGGGCGGCTACCTCGTGGGGTCCCTGCGGGCCCGCAGGACCGGCGCTCGTTTCACGGCCACGGCGATCGGCCCGTCCGGCGACGGGCCGCCCCGGGGAAACCCGGCCGCAGAGAGCCGGCACCCCCGGGGGGCGGCGGCATGA
- a CDS encoding lytic polysaccharide monooxygenase auxiliary activity family 9 protein, which translates to MTVRHKAAAVAALGMVPAALLGLAAVPAAAHGSMTDPVSRVSACFAEGPESPDSAACKALVAAGGTQPLYDWNAVNIADAAGKSKQIIPDGKLCSAGNDKYKGLDLPRADWPSTRLTAGRHTFRYKATAPHKGSFELYLTKDGYDPAKPLKWADLEAKPFATVTDPKLENGDYVFDGTLPAKSGRHLIYSIWQRSDSPEAFYTCSDVVFGRDNGGAGAAASPAPVASAPNAQEIAAGAGRSTVSHHHGSSAGSVPAPEPSHEAGRTAAQGGSAPAPVAATGEQNLAETGGNGGTPYLAIGGVAAVAVGGAALLGAARRRTVPAGRRGR; encoded by the coding sequence ATGACCGTTCGTCACAAGGCCGCAGCCGTCGCCGCCCTCGGCATGGTGCCGGCGGCGCTGCTCGGCCTCGCTGCCGTCCCTGCCGCTGCCCACGGCTCGATGACGGACCCGGTCAGCCGGGTGTCCGCCTGCTTCGCGGAAGGACCCGAGAGCCCGGACTCCGCCGCCTGCAAGGCACTCGTCGCGGCCGGCGGGACTCAGCCGCTCTACGACTGGAACGCGGTCAATATCGCGGACGCCGCGGGGAAGTCGAAGCAGATCATCCCGGACGGGAAGCTGTGCAGCGCAGGCAACGACAAGTACAAGGGGCTCGACCTGCCGCGTGCCGACTGGCCGTCCACCCGGCTCACCGCGGGCCGGCACACCTTCCGCTACAAGGCCACCGCACCGCACAAGGGTTCCTTCGAGCTGTATCTCACCAAGGACGGCTACGACCCGGCGAAGCCACTGAAGTGGGCGGACCTGGAAGCGAAGCCGTTCGCCACGGTCACCGACCCGAAGCTGGAGAACGGCGACTACGTCTTCGACGGCACGCTCCCGGCGAAGTCGGGGCGCCATCTGATCTACTCGATCTGGCAGCGCTCGGACAGCCCGGAGGCCTTCTACACCTGCTCCGACGTGGTGTTCGGCCGGGACAACGGCGGCGCGGGGGCGGCCGCCTCGCCCGCGCCGGTGGCCTCCGCGCCGAACGCCCAGGAGATCGCCGCCGGTGCCGGCCGGTCCACCGTCTCGCATCATCACGGGAGTTCGGCCGGCTCCGTCCCGGCGCCGGAACCGTCGCACGAGGCCGGCCGGACTGCCGCCCAGGGCGGCTCGGCACCGGCCCCGGTGGCGGCGACGGGTGAGCAGAACCTCGCGGAGACGGGCGGGAACGGCGGCACCCCGTATCTGGCGATCGGCGGCGTGGCCGCCGTGGCGGTCGGGGGCGCCGCCCTGCTCGGAGCGGCCCGGCGCAGGACGGTCCCGGCAGGCCGTCGCGGCCGCTGA
- a CDS encoding esterase/lipase family protein, protein MLPWNRALRPLSALLLTAAATVLPAATTAQAAAAPSSGWNNYSCKPSAAHPRPVVLVPGTFGNSVDNFLALAPYLVNRGYCVFSLDYGQLPGETFFDGLGPIDASAGQLSVFVDKVLAATGTPKADIVGHSQGGMMPNYYLKFLGGAAKVNSLTGIAPDNHGTTLSGLTNLLPYFPGAADLLKKGAPGLSDQVVGSPFLTKLNAGGDTVPGVRYTVIATRYDEVVTPYKSQFLNGPDVTNVLLQDKCALDISEHVTIGLTDRIAYHEVANSLDPAHASPTTCASVIG, encoded by the coding sequence ATGCTGCCCTGGAATCGTGCCCTCAGGCCGCTCTCCGCCCTGCTGCTGACCGCAGCCGCCACCGTGCTCCCGGCTGCCACGACCGCGCAGGCCGCAGCCGCCCCCAGCAGCGGCTGGAACAACTACTCCTGCAAGCCGTCGGCAGCCCACCCCCGGCCTGTCGTGCTTGTGCCCGGAACCTTCGGCAACTCGGTCGACAACTTCCTCGCGCTCGCCCCGTACCTGGTCAACCGCGGGTACTGCGTCTTCTCCCTCGACTACGGACAGCTCCCGGGAGAGACATTCTTCGACGGGCTCGGCCCGATCGACGCGTCGGCCGGGCAGCTCTCCGTCTTCGTCGACAAGGTGCTCGCGGCGACCGGTACACCGAAGGCCGACATCGTCGGTCACTCGCAGGGCGGCATGATGCCGAACTACTACCTCAAGTTCCTCGGCGGAGCCGCCAAGGTGAATTCCCTGACCGGCATCGCGCCCGATAACCACGGCACCACCCTGTCCGGGCTCACCAATCTGCTGCCGTATTTCCCCGGCGCCGCCGACCTCCTGAAGAAGGGCGCGCCCGGGCTCAGCGACCAGGTCGTGGGGTCGCCCTTCCTCACCAAGCTGAACGCGGGCGGCGACACCGTCCCCGGGGTGCGTTACACCGTCATCGCCACCCGGTACGACGAGGTGGTCACCCCGTACAAGTCGCAGTTCCTGAACGGGCCCGACGTCACCAATGTGCTGCTCCAGGACAAGTGCGCCCTCGACATCTCCGAGCATGTCACCATCGGCCTCACCGACCGGATCGCCTATCACGAGGTCGCCAACTCCCTCGATCCCGCGCATGCCAGTCCCACCACCTGCGCCTCGGTCATCGGCTGA
- a CDS encoding DUF5925 domain-containing protein, with protein sequence MSANPEAALPIRLNVDDSDSPSDVVDALFLGRFATGEQPYSHSSSLDRVKKGLTLVPPDAAVLRAARDDDRSATLAEGEGWTLLVSRWNRGADVTVTAVSEELAAKVLKQVTDGAQDEPEPQPENVTMGFWYVSPRRGPHRTTRQIAAGTWSEVRANYTAPVAEALDGLMKVTPDDISGRLLLLHGPPGTGKTSALRTLARSWRDWCQVDCVLDPERLFNDVGYLMDIAIGEDDGSAKGRWRLLLLEDCDELIRGEAKHTAGQALSRLLNLTDGLLGQGRNVLVGVTTNEDLERLHPAVVRPGRCLARIEVGSLTRKESAAWLGTEKGIGRDGTTLAELYALRRGAGPASVPAQERGADAGLYL encoded by the coding sequence ATGTCCGCAAACCCTGAGGCCGCCCTGCCGATCCGGCTCAATGTCGACGACAGCGACTCGCCTTCCGATGTCGTCGACGCGCTGTTCCTCGGCCGCTTCGCGACGGGCGAGCAGCCGTATTCGCACAGTTCTTCACTGGACCGGGTGAAGAAGGGGCTCACCCTGGTTCCGCCGGACGCCGCCGTGCTGCGGGCCGCCCGCGACGACGACCGCAGCGCGACCCTCGCCGAGGGCGAGGGCTGGACTCTGCTTGTCTCCCGGTGGAACCGCGGCGCCGACGTGACGGTCACCGCGGTCAGCGAGGAGCTGGCGGCGAAGGTGCTGAAGCAGGTGACGGACGGGGCACAGGACGAGCCCGAACCGCAGCCCGAGAACGTCACCATGGGGTTCTGGTACGTCTCTCCGCGCCGTGGGCCGCACCGCACCACCCGGCAGATCGCCGCGGGTACCTGGAGCGAGGTCCGGGCCAACTACACCGCGCCGGTGGCCGAGGCGCTGGACGGCCTGATGAAGGTCACCCCCGATGACATCTCCGGCCGGCTCCTGCTGCTGCACGGACCGCCCGGCACCGGGAAGACCTCGGCTCTGCGGACCCTGGCCCGCTCCTGGCGGGACTGGTGCCAGGTCGACTGCGTACTCGACCCGGAGCGGCTGTTCAACGACGTCGGCTACCTGATGGACATCGCGATCGGCGAGGACGACGGGTCCGCCAAGGGCCGCTGGCGGCTGCTGCTGCTCGAGGACTGCGACGAACTGATCCGTGGCGAGGCCAAGCACACGGCGGGCCAGGCCCTCTCCCGCCTGCTGAACCTCACGGACGGTCTTCTGGGTCAGGGTCGCAACGTCCTGGTGGGCGTGACCACCAACGAGGACCTGGAACGTCTGCATCCGGCGGTCGTCCGCCCCGGCCGCTGCCTGGCCCGTATCGAGGTGGGCTCGCTGACCCGCAAGGAGTCCGCTGCCTGGCTCGGCACCGAGAAGGGCATCGGCCGCGACGGCACCACGCTCGCTGAGCTGTACGCCCTGCGCCGGGGGGCGGGACCGGCTTCGGTGCCGGCCCAGGAGCGGGGGGCGGATGCGGGACTCTATCTGTAA
- a CDS encoding GNAT family N-acetyltransferase, whose translation MTVTVRDFRPADAESWVHARRAALPYMVTTAEQVAFDLATAHPDKRYRLLVAEEDGEIIGTAEAGIAYDAGRPGQGFCNPYVRPGRWGRGAGSLLLQTAEGHLAGYGATAVYAWVLDEPANRTFAERRGYRASRAAHFLRLGMAGATLPPRQALPRGVELRTAADFAGDPRPLFEADAETTADEPGDIGAVFSDYEDWLTHTWRNPGLDRELTSVAVVDGRVAAFSAARTDGLARYSSGMTGTRREFRGRGLAKLVKNDSLHRAAAAGYTEAYTGNDTGNGPMLAINQWFGYEICATEVRYVRELG comes from the coding sequence ATGACTGTGACCGTCCGTGATTTCCGGCCTGCCGACGCCGAGTCCTGGGTCCATGCGCGGCGTGCCGCACTGCCGTACATGGTGACCACTGCGGAACAGGTCGCCTTCGATCTGGCGACCGCTCACCCCGACAAGCGGTACCGGCTGCTGGTCGCGGAGGAGGACGGCGAGATCATCGGAACGGCGGAGGCCGGCATCGCGTACGACGCGGGCAGGCCCGGCCAGGGATTCTGCAATCCCTATGTCCGCCCCGGCCGGTGGGGACGCGGAGCGGGTTCGCTGCTGCTGCAGACCGCCGAGGGACATCTCGCCGGGTACGGCGCGACCGCCGTGTACGCCTGGGTGCTGGACGAGCCGGCGAACCGTACCTTCGCCGAACGCCGTGGGTACCGGGCGAGCCGCGCCGCCCACTTCCTCCGTCTCGGCATGGCCGGCGCCACGCTGCCGCCGCGGCAGGCACTGCCCCGCGGGGTGGAGTTGCGTACGGCGGCGGACTTCGCCGGCGATCCACGGCCGCTGTTCGAGGCGGACGCGGAGACCACGGCGGACGAGCCCGGCGACATCGGCGCGGTGTTCTCGGACTACGAGGACTGGCTGACGCACACCTGGCGCAACCCGGGGCTCGACCGGGAGCTGACCTCGGTGGCCGTGGTGGACGGCCGGGTCGCCGCCTTCAGCGCCGCACGGACCGACGGCCTGGCCCGGTACTCATCGGGCATGACCGGTACCCGTCGGGAATTCCGCGGCAGAGGCCTCGCCAAGCTCGTCAAGAACGACTCGCTGCACCGTGCCGCGGCGGCCGGCTATACGGAGGCGTACACCGGCAATGACACCGGCAACGGACCCATGCTGGCGATCAACCAATGGTTCGGCTACGAGATCTGCGCAACGGAGGTGCGGTATGTCCGCGAACTCGGCTGA